Proteins encoded within one genomic window of Streptomyces kaniharaensis:
- a CDS encoding type I polyketide synthase, producing MEPARPAADADDLGLDRTEHPFLAACLEPADGGPTVFTGRVSLRTHPWLADHGVLDSVLLPGTGFVDLLLHAGARLGFADLDELVLQAPLVLTEDTAVRLQVVVAQPDGSGRRPVTVHSRAEGPGAPEAWTRHAAGLLAPGGAAREAAGEWPPAAAEPIDLTGLYERLLARGYAYGPAFQGLKAAWRLDGEVYAEVALPDSSGASAFGLHPAALDAALHAISLLDGGDGKLLLPFSWNGVRLHTHGASQLRVRLARSGQDAVSLAVFDGAGAPVASVQELAMRPVDPARLTGGSDNLFQVRWAPVPLAAAAAAGTHTVLGSLPGLDSHGYADVSALVAALDAGVAAPAVVYRPVLADPTDPAAASHQVTRALLRDVQAWLAEDRLAGSQLVVVTRGAIPTDRDADVPSLAESTAWGLVRSVQTEHPRRVVLLDADTWSAPLSRAVATALDLAEPQLALRGEAAYAPRLAPAAGTPRTDRRTLDGTVLITGGTGTLGAMLARHLVTQHGVRHLLLTSRQGVRAAGAAELVAELSELGAEATVAACDAADRDALAATLAGISTSHPLNAVIHAAGLLDDATVTALTPEQLDRVLLPKADAAWNLHELTKDHDLAAFVLFSSVAGTLGLGGQANYAAANVFLDALAHRRRALGLPAVSLAWGLWEQTSGMTGALSEADHSRMARSGVAPLPSAQGLALFDSALELADPLLVPVALETTAVRERAAADPSSLPPMLRGVVRVPARRATTTEPAPAAAQPAGFLDQMAALDEETRLETVLDLVRRCAAAVLGHSTVDTVPADRIFMKIGFDSLTSVELRNRLNTETGLRLPTTLLFDCPTPRAVAERILAPLAEQASAAPEPEEQEAVLAEIETADDDEMFAFIEEELGIL from the coding sequence ATGGAGCCCGCGCGACCCGCGGCCGACGCGGACGACCTCGGCCTGGACCGCACCGAGCACCCGTTCCTGGCCGCCTGCCTGGAGCCGGCCGACGGCGGCCCGACGGTCTTCACCGGCCGCGTGTCGCTGCGCACCCACCCCTGGCTCGCCGACCACGGCGTCCTGGACAGCGTGCTGCTGCCCGGCACCGGCTTCGTCGACCTGCTGCTCCACGCCGGCGCCCGGCTCGGCTTCGCCGACCTGGACGAACTCGTCCTCCAGGCGCCGCTGGTGCTCACCGAGGACACGGCCGTGCGCCTCCAGGTCGTCGTGGCGCAGCCCGACGGCTCCGGCCGCCGCCCGGTGACGGTCCACTCCCGCGCCGAGGGCCCGGGCGCCCCGGAGGCCTGGACCCGGCACGCCGCCGGCCTGCTCGCCCCCGGCGGCGCGGCCCGCGAGGCGGCCGGCGAGTGGCCGCCCGCGGCCGCCGAGCCGATCGACCTCACCGGCCTGTACGAGCGGCTGCTGGCCCGCGGCTACGCGTACGGTCCGGCGTTCCAGGGCCTGAAGGCCGCGTGGCGGCTCGACGGCGAGGTGTACGCGGAGGTCGCGCTGCCCGACTCCAGTGGCGCGAGCGCGTTCGGCCTGCACCCGGCCGCGCTGGACGCCGCCCTGCACGCGATCAGCCTGCTGGACGGCGGGGACGGCAAGCTGCTGCTCCCGTTCTCCTGGAACGGGGTGCGGCTGCACACCCACGGCGCCTCGCAGCTGCGGGTGCGGCTGGCCCGCAGCGGCCAGGACGCCGTCTCGCTGGCGGTGTTCGACGGCGCGGGCGCTCCGGTCGCCTCGGTGCAGGAGCTGGCGATGCGACCGGTCGACCCGGCACGGCTGACCGGCGGCAGCGACAACCTGTTCCAGGTCCGGTGGGCCCCGGTGCCGCTCGCTGCTGCGGCAGCCGCCGGTACCCACACCGTCCTCGGGAGCCTGCCCGGCCTCGACAGCCACGGCTACGCGGACGTGTCCGCGCTGGTCGCCGCGCTCGACGCCGGTGTCGCCGCGCCCGCCGTCGTCTACCGCCCGGTCCTCGCCGACCCCACCGACCCGGCCGCGGCCTCCCACCAGGTGACCCGGGCCCTGCTCCGCGACGTCCAGGCCTGGCTGGCCGAGGACCGGCTGGCCGGCTCCCAGCTCGTCGTGGTGACGCGCGGCGCGATCCCCACCGACCGCGACGCGGACGTCCCGTCCCTGGCCGAGTCCACCGCGTGGGGCCTGGTGCGGAGCGTCCAGACCGAGCACCCGCGCCGGGTCGTCCTGCTGGACGCCGACACGTGGTCCGCCCCGCTCTCGCGTGCCGTGGCCACCGCCCTGGACCTGGCCGAGCCGCAGCTCGCCCTGCGCGGCGAGGCCGCCTACGCGCCGCGCCTGGCGCCTGCTGCGGGCACCCCGCGCACGGACCGTCGCACGCTGGACGGCACCGTGCTGATCACCGGCGGCACCGGCACCCTGGGCGCGATGCTCGCCAGGCACCTGGTGACGCAGCACGGCGTCCGCCACCTGCTGCTCACCAGTCGTCAGGGAGTCCGGGCCGCGGGCGCCGCCGAACTGGTGGCCGAGCTCTCGGAGTTGGGGGCAGAGGCAACCGTCGCCGCCTGCGACGCCGCCGACCGCGACGCCCTGGCGGCCACCCTCGCGGGCATCAGCACCTCTCACCCCCTCAACGCCGTCATCCACGCCGCCGGCCTGCTGGACGACGCCACCGTCACCGCCCTCACCCCCGAGCAGCTGGACCGCGTCCTGCTGCCCAAGGCGGACGCGGCCTGGAACCTGCACGAGCTCACGAAGGACCACGACCTCGCCGCGTTCGTGCTCTTCTCCTCCGTGGCGGGCACCCTCGGCCTCGGCGGCCAGGCCAACTACGCGGCGGCCAACGTCTTCCTGGACGCCCTGGCCCACCGGCGCCGGGCCCTCGGCCTCCCGGCGGTCTCGCTCGCCTGGGGCCTGTGGGAGCAGACGAGCGGCATGACCGGCGCCCTGAGCGAGGCCGACCACTCCCGGATGGCCCGCTCCGGCGTCGCCCCGCTGCCGTCCGCGCAGGGCCTGGCCCTGTTCGACTCGGCGCTGGAGCTCGCGGATCCGCTGCTCGTCCCGGTGGCCCTGGAGACGACGGCCGTCCGCGAACGCGCCGCCGCCGACCCGTCCTCCCTTCCGCCCATGCTGCGCGGAGTGGTCCGTGTGCCCGCACGCCGGGCCACCACCACCGAGCCCGCTCCGGCCGCGGCGCAGCCGGCCGGCTTCCTCGACCAGATGGCAGCCCTGGACGAGGAGACCCGCCTGGAAACCGTCCTCGACCTGGTCCGCCGCTGCGCAGCCGCCGTCCTGGGCCACTCGACGGTGGACACCGTGCCGGCCGACCGGATCTTCATGAAGATCGGCTTCGACTCCCTGACCTCGGTGGAACTCCGCAACCGCCTCAACACCGAGACGGGCCTCCGCCTGCCCACCACCCTCCTCTTCGACTGCCCGACCCCGCGCGCAGTGGCCGAACGCATCCTCGCCCCGCTGGCCGAGCAAGCCTCTGCGGCCCCCGAGCCCGAGGAGCAGGAGGCGGTCCTCGCCGAAATCGAGACGGCCGACGACGACGAGATGTTCGCCTTCATCGAGGAGGAACTCGGCATCCTCTGA